The following proteins are co-located in the Amyelois transitella isolate CPQ chromosome W, ilAmyTran1.1, whole genome shotgun sequence genome:
- the LOC132904024 gene encoding uncharacterized protein LOC132904024: MFGYKIRRGHKNEIEKRRNATGKMMRRKEWKNGQITSIIKWKKTFKKQIVKSAAVVKRKVGMINDTKNVNNMALEKIFKPIVDPLNLIANKNNEKWVENENNYITSVGKKCKNESTSSYSSNEESNDTVSESDFPNNYNKTLISTPSEDHNVSEGSFKSIASSPDNRQTLSWSTSSEVMDAIPFGVRHERGKLMLGNIRVFDNDNILKIGTRILKKTDGLRELLFKRKPDLEKVREEDLQNYKLLLIDTNAHRRNYKSSKPINSNKGFKYINVIKPLFKFSKNMTSSVESLPQGKGIPLLKKVKKYTDYVYWDDPNELVERLKLLLGSRAAGNSGVDNEIIAVIEELREAGIINIEHKQLSPQKMTSIIRDL, encoded by the exons ATGTTTGGATACAAGATCAGGAGAGGACACAAGAATGAGATCGAGAAGAGAAGGAACGCGACCGGGAAAATGATGCGTAGGAAGGAGTGGAAGAATGGTCAAATTACAAGCATCA taaaatggaaaaaaacatttaaaaaacaaatagttaagTCAGCAGCAGttgttaaaagaaaagtggGAATGATTAACGATacaaaaaacgtaaataatatggcactggagaaaattttcaaacctaTTGTTGATCCCCTTAATTTGatagccaataaaaataatgaaaagtgggttgagaatgaaaataattacatcacCTCTGTtgggaaaaaatgtaaaaatgaaagtacATCGTCTTATTCATCCAATGAAGAATCGAATGACACTGTTTCTGAAAGCGACTTTCctaataattacaacaaaactttaatttccaCACCTTCTGAAGATCATAATGTCAGTGAAGGTTCGTTCAAATCTATTGCGTCTTCTCCAGATAATCGTCAAACTTTGTCGTGGTCTACATCATCAGAAGTAATGGATGCTATACCTTTTGGAGTTAGGCATGAGCGGGGAAAACTAATGCTTGGCAATATTCGTGTTTTCGATAATGATAACATTCTGAAAATAGGAACTCGAATTTTAAAGAAGACAGATGGTTTAAGagagttactatttaaaaggaAACCTGATCTAGAAAAAGTCAGAGAGGAGgacttgcaaaattataaattgttactaaTTGATACTAATGCACATCGACGTAATTATAAGTCATCTAAACCTATAAACAGTAACaaaggttttaaatacattaatgtcattaagcctttatttaaattttcaaaaaatatgacttcaaGTGTAGAAAGTCTCCCTCAAGGAAAAGGTATTCCACttctgaaaaaagtaaaaaaatatactgattatgtttattgggaTGATCCCAACGAACTGGTAGAacgattaaaattgttgttaggATCACGAGCGGCTGGCAATAGTGGTgtagataatgaaattattgcagTCATAGAAGAATTACGAGAAGctggaattataaatatagaacataAACAGCTATCGCCACAGAAAATGACCAGTATAATTCGAGATCTCTAA
- the LOC132904282 gene encoding uncharacterized protein LOC132904282 gives MEDLPRSGRPSTSATEVNIAKVKEIVTENPHSTLREIATELSVSHESTRTILTNNLGMKHVAARLVPKDLNFFQKLNRMRVAEDMLERVNSDPTFMKRIVTGDETWVYEFDMQTSQQASEWRLPTEPKPKKPRQSRSKVKVMLTVFFDYRGVVHSEFLPEEGAYFEGDKINLDE, from the exons atggaagatttgcctcgctctggtaggccatcaacgtctgcaactgaagttaacatcgcaaaagtgaaggaaatagtgactgaaaatcctcattcaactttgagagagatagccaccgaactttctgtatctcacgagtcgacccgtaccattttaactaataatttgggtatgaaacatgttgccgctcggctagtcccaaaagacctgaatttttttcaaaaactcaatcgcatgagagtcgctgaggacatgctagaacgagtcaattccgacccaacattcatgaaacgcattgttactggtgacgagacgtgggtttacgagtttgacatgcaaactagtcaacaagcttcggagtggcgccttccaactgaaccgaaaccgaaaaaaccacgccaaagtcgttcaaaagtcaaagtcatgttgactgttttctttgactatcgcggtgttgtgcactcggaattcttgccggaag aaggagcatattttgaaggtgataaaataaatttggatgaataa
- the LOC132904025 gene encoding uncharacterized protein LOC132904025 — protein sequence MNTCRRCNESFNDGVQCSSCKKFYDFACAGITEAGYRKLGPDRRAVWKCTTCKSTVSGSGACEEPMSLDKIFKEIVDLKKHLSSLDTLRDDVKTIKNDLQDLRASCEFNSSKLDECNGRVDAVEEKLQDVDLLRNELKSTQEDLARCKQSLAAKEQWSRLNNVEIKGVPLKKDENLFEIVDSVGKHIKCPIPKTSINYVARVPLHNSKDKSIVVNFTNRYMKEDFVAAARSIKHLAASDIGFRDSAQRVYVNDHLTSDMKNLLTKTKLALKDKLGYRYVWVKYGKIHVRQNDTSKIHIIQTENDLKRLS from the coding sequence ATGAATACATGCAGGAGATGCAATGAATCGTTCAACGATGGTGTGCAATGCTCTTCatgtaaaaagttttatgaCTTCGCTTGTGCCGGAATCACTGAAGCAGGGTACCGAAAACTTGGGCCAGACAGAAGAGCCGTTTGGAAATGCACTACTTGTAAGAGCACTGTCAGTGGTAGTGGTGCTTGTGAAGAACCGATGTCTCTCGACAAAATCTTCAAAGAGATCGTGGATCTAAAGAAACACCTTTCAAGTCTCGATACGCTGAGGGATGATGTAAAAACTATTAAGAATGATCTCCAAGATCTTCGAGCCTCATGTGAATTTAACAGCAGCAAATTAGATGAATGCAACGGCAGAGTCGATGCTGTTGAGGAAAAATTACAAGATGTGGATCTCCTTAGGAATGAACTAAAGTCCACTCAAGAGGATCTTGCTAGATGTAAGCAATCCCTCGCTGCTAAGGAGCAATGGTCTCGACTTAACAATGTGGAAATAAAGGGAGTACCCCTGAAAAAAGACGAAAATCTATTCGAAATAGTAGACTCAGTTGGGAAGCACATCAAGTGTCCAATTCCCAAGACATCTATAAACTATGTTGCTAGGGTACCACTGCATAATAGCAAAGATAAATCCATTGTGGTTAACTTCACCAATAGATACATGAAGGAAGATTTTGTGGCTGCGGCGCGATCTATCAAGCACCTGGCGGCCAGCGATATTGGTTTTCGGGACAGTGCGCAGCGCGTCTACGTGAATGATCATCTCACGTCGGACATGAAAAACTTGCTGACGAAGACTAAGCTCGCTCTCAAAGACAAGCTAGGATACCGATATGTGTGGGTAAAATACGGTAAAATACATGTTCGGCAAAATGATACCTCCAAAATCCACATAATTCAAAcggaaaatgatttaaaaagattGTCTTAG